From a single Kiritimatiellia bacterium genomic region:
- a CDS encoding thioredoxin family protein produces MPLITESGPDTLPIGAPAPDFSLPATDGKTYSLKELAAGRKAVVISFTCNHCPYAKAYEDRFIEIVRDFAPRGVAFAAINPNDAVNYPEDSFDKMKERAAARGFNFPYLRDETQEVAKAYGAVCTPHIFVVVDGKIAYEGRIDDNWKDPAAVKRRDLRDALEAILAGKPVPNPNTNPLGCSIKWKS; encoded by the coding sequence ATGCCGCTGATAACTGAAAGTGGACCCGATACGTTGCCGATCGGCGCGCCGGCCCCCGACTTTTCTCTTCCGGCGACGGACGGGAAGACGTATTCGCTCAAGGAGCTTGCCGCGGGCCGGAAGGCGGTTGTGATTAGTTTCACCTGCAATCATTGCCCCTACGCGAAGGCGTATGAGGACCGTTTTATCGAAATCGTTCGAGATTTCGCGCCTCGCGGCGTCGCCTTCGCGGCGATCAATCCGAACGACGCCGTGAATTATCCAGAGGACAGCTTCGACAAAATGAAAGAGCGCGCGGCGGCACGTGGATTCAATTTTCCGTATCTCCGCGATGAAACCCAGGAAGTGGCGAAGGCGTACGGCGCGGTCTGCACGCCTCATATTTTCGTGGTGGTTGATGGTAAAATCGCCTATGAAGGGCGGATCGACGACAATTGGAAGGACCCCGCGGCCGTAAAACGACGGGATTTGCGGGACGCGCTTGAGGCCATTCTCGCCGGAAAGCCGGTCCCGAATCCGAATACCAATCCACTTGGCTGCTCCATCAAGTGGAAATCCTAA
- a CDS encoding glutamine--tRNA ligase/YqeY domain fusion protein, with translation MNFENTSAPPKPAHFIREIIARDVAMGNQGSPVVTRFPPEPNGYLHIGHAKAICLDFGMAKEFGGRCHLRMDDTNPTKESMEYVESIKTDVRWLGWDWGEHFYYSAHYFERMYEVACKLILRGKAYVCELSQEEWKEYRGVPTRPGKESPFRNRPPEESLALFQRMRAGEFPDGSLCLRAKIDMASPNLHMRDPVIYRILREPHYLTGTQWCIYPTYDFAHPLEDAFEGVTHSLCTLEFEVHRPLYDWVIDQLEDLRVRPKQIEFARLNLSYTVMSKRKLLELVQSGKVSGWDDPRMPTLCGLRRRGVPPEAIRAFLEEIGITKYESLTDIALFEHFIRESLNKTALRRMAVFDPLLVEIENAREIPASVEGANNPEDPSAGTRRIPFAPRLWIEREDFMENPPAKYFRLSPGNSVRLRYAGFLTCTGVRKSQDGQVESLVCRWSPPSADLKVKATIHWVPESAPSCEVRLYDRLFTVEEPDADETKNFMEFLNPDSLRVASARVEPALLDAGAGDRFQFERIGYFTADIVDSKPGAPVFNRTVTLKDTWAKIAK, from the coding sequence ATGAATTTTGAAAACACATCCGCTCCTCCCAAGCCCGCGCATTTCATCCGCGAAATTATTGCGCGGGACGTGGCGATGGGCAACCAGGGCAGCCCGGTGGTCACCCGGTTCCCCCCCGAGCCCAATGGCTACCTCCACATCGGTCATGCCAAAGCCATCTGCCTCGATTTTGGCATGGCGAAGGAATTCGGTGGCCGTTGCCATTTGCGGATGGACGACACCAACCCGACCAAGGAATCGATGGAATACGTCGAAAGCATCAAGACGGATGTCCGCTGGCTTGGCTGGGATTGGGGCGAGCATTTTTACTACTCCGCCCACTATTTCGAGCGGATGTACGAGGTCGCCTGTAAACTGATCCTCCGCGGCAAGGCCTACGTCTGCGAGCTTTCCCAGGAAGAGTGGAAAGAATACCGTGGGGTGCCGACGAGGCCCGGTAAGGAGAGCCCTTTCCGCAACCGCCCGCCGGAAGAGAGCCTGGCGCTTTTCCAGAGGATGCGCGCCGGTGAATTTCCTGATGGATCGCTCTGCCTCCGCGCCAAAATCGATATGGCCTCGCCGAATCTGCACATGCGAGACCCGGTCATTTATCGAATCCTTCGCGAACCTCATTACCTGACGGGAACCCAATGGTGCATTTACCCCACCTATGATTTTGCGCATCCCCTTGAAGACGCATTTGAGGGCGTAACCCATTCTCTCTGCACCCTTGAATTCGAGGTGCACCGGCCTCTTTACGACTGGGTCATCGATCAGCTCGAAGACCTGCGGGTGCGTCCGAAACAGATCGAGTTCGCGCGGCTCAACCTGTCCTACACGGTCATGAGCAAGCGCAAGTTGCTCGAATTGGTCCAGAGCGGCAAGGTCAGCGGGTGGGATGACCCTCGAATGCCGACCCTCTGCGGACTCCGGCGCCGCGGCGTGCCGCCCGAGGCCATCCGCGCCTTCCTCGAGGAAATCGGTATCACCAAATACGAGAGTCTCACCGATATCGCCTTGTTCGAACACTTTATCCGGGAATCATTGAACAAGACAGCGCTGCGCCGGATGGCCGTATTTGATCCTCTGCTTGTCGAAATTGAAAATGCGAGAGAGATCCCGGCTTCTGTAGAAGGCGCAAACAATCCCGAAGACCCCTCCGCAGGCACCCGTCGCATCCCATTTGCCCCCCGGCTATGGATCGAGCGCGAAGACTTCATGGAAAATCCGCCCGCCAAATATTTCCGACTCTCGCCGGGGAACTCGGTGCGCCTTCGATATGCGGGCTTTCTAACCTGCACCGGCGTCCGAAAATCGCAAGACGGTCAGGTGGAATCGCTCGTCTGCCGCTGGAGCCCGCCAAGCGCGGATCTGAAAGTCAAGGCGACCATCCACTGGGTGCCGGAATCCGCCCCGTCGTGCGAGGTCCGGCTGTACGACCGGCTGTTTACGGTCGAGGAGCCCGACGCCGACGAGACAAAAAATTTCATGGAATTCCTGAACCCGGACTCCCTTCGCGTTGCGTCCGCCCGTGTCGAACCGGCGCTGCTCGACGCAGGGGCGGGAGATCGATTCCAATTCGAGCGAATCGGTTACTTCACAGCGGACATTGTGGATTCAAAACCGGGCGCCCCGGTCTTCAACCGGACAGTTACACTAAAGGACACCTGGGCGAAAATCGCGAAATAA
- the trxA gene encoding thioredoxin, whose product MRMHVRFAACSLPIILAFAGCSGDIRQEPESRSTLKQGVEAQIVTIESPAALENLVSQAEGLVLVDFWAEWCPPCRYMNPILADVAKERAGSLTIAKVNVDNNRALAEQYQIEAIPTLILFHRGQRVDSKVGAMDKDELLKWIDKSGG is encoded by the coding sequence ATGAGGATGCATGTGCGATTTGCAGCTTGTAGTCTGCCGATTATTCTGGCCTTCGCAGGCTGCAGCGGAGATATCCGGCAAGAGCCGGAGTCGCGCAGCACCCTGAAACAGGGGGTGGAGGCGCAGATTGTCACGATTGAATCGCCGGCGGCACTGGAAAACCTCGTCAGCCAGGCGGAGGGATTGGTTCTTGTGGATTTTTGGGCGGAATGGTGCCCTCCCTGCCGGTACATGAATCCCATTCTGGCGGATGTGGCGAAGGAAAGAGCCGGATCGCTGACCATCGCGAAAGTCAACGTGGACAACAATCGCGCCCTGGCCGAGCAGTACCAAATCGAAGCCATTCCGACCCTCATTCTCTTTCATCGCGGTCAGCGTGTTGATTCCAAGGTTGGCGCGATGGACAAAGACGAACTGCTGAAATGGATCGACAAGAGCGGCGGCTAA
- a CDS encoding response regulator, with translation MILICDDEHALIQFCREILEREGYSVRTARGADEAYAILRDPACKGMLLDMWMPGFNGAGLLMLMAAEGIRTPVIVFADDPSIEEEEMRQFPNVRKLLHKPFYAEDLLDAVRRFMPRA, from the coding sequence ATGATCCTCATTTGTGATGATGAGCATGCCCTGATCCAGTTTTGCCGCGAAATCCTGGAGCGCGAGGGATACAGCGTGAGGACGGCGCGCGGCGCGGATGAGGCATACGCGATTCTACGGGACCCAGCCTGCAAGGGGATGTTGCTCGACATGTGGATGCCCGGCTTCAATGGCGCGGGCCTTTTGATGCTGATGGCGGCTGAAGGCATTCGCACGCCGGTGATCGTGTTTGCCGACGATCCCTCAATCGAGGAAGAGGAAATGCGGCAGTTCCCAAACGTGCGGAAGCTGTTGCACAAGCCCTTCTATGCGGAAGACTTGCTGGACGCCGTGCGCCGGTTCATGCCGAGGGCCTGA
- a CDS encoding CsgG/HfaB family protein, whose translation MRLPWTIIGFVLLSAGCAAPPGGSSAGFWRREEVLKPVVAVTDFENRSGFSGQWNLGSGMADLLVNRLVASDRVIVLERRKLGDVVGELVRQGESFFRSEGRVERGRLKNAEYLIRGVVTDFTVTGDTSGWFGTRDAAIRGRGQEARVALVLTVMEVETGEVISSVRAEGFARAGGWGGDVNYRGIQFGGDAFFRTPLGRATEAALERAVKRIVFDLPRRPWEPRVADLVDGKVVVNGGKNVGVRVGDEYLVRKGPRAITDPVTGNVIDRVPGDVSGRIRIVAIKDFAAYAEVLDGSPKRGDVLEKIVSTRRTP comes from the coding sequence GTGCGGCTGCCGTGGACAATCATCGGCTTCGTCTTGCTGAGCGCAGGGTGTGCAGCTCCGCCGGGCGGATCAAGCGCGGGATTCTGGCGGCGGGAGGAAGTCCTCAAGCCCGTTGTCGCGGTGACGGATTTTGAAAACCGCTCCGGTTTCAGCGGGCAGTGGAATCTCGGTTCGGGGATGGCCGACCTGTTGGTCAACCGGCTGGTCGCGTCGGACCGTGTAATCGTTCTCGAACGGAGAAAGCTGGGGGATGTGGTTGGAGAACTTGTCCGTCAGGGCGAATCGTTTTTTCGCTCCGAAGGTCGGGTGGAGAGGGGACGGCTCAAAAACGCTGAATATTTGATTCGCGGAGTCGTGACGGATTTCACGGTGACTGGCGACACATCTGGGTGGTTCGGCACCCGCGATGCGGCCATCCGAGGACGCGGGCAGGAAGCCCGTGTTGCGCTTGTGCTGACCGTGATGGAGGTTGAGACGGGTGAAGTGATCAGCTCGGTGCGGGCGGAAGGCTTTGCGAGAGCAGGGGGATGGGGTGGCGATGTTAACTACCGTGGGATCCAGTTCGGAGGAGATGCGTTTTTTCGGACCCCCTTGGGCAGGGCGACGGAAGCGGCGCTTGAACGGGCGGTCAAGAGGATTGTGTTTGACCTGCCCCGCCGGCCTTGGGAGCCGCGGGTTGCGGATCTGGTAGATGGCAAGGTTGTGGTAAATGGCGGGAAGAATGTTGGCGTTCGGGTTGGCGACGAATACCTTGTCCGAAAAGGACCGCGCGCGATTACTGATCCCGTGACGGGAAATGTAATTGATCGCGTCCCCGGGGACGTTTCGGGCCGGATTCGCATTGTGGCCATTAAGGATTTCGCGGCATATGCCGAAGTCCTCGATGGTTCCCCGAAACGGGGCGACGTGCTGGAAAAAATTGTTTCTACAAGGAGGACACCATGA
- a CDS encoding excinuclease ABC subunit UvrC — MELPDAIKQKLQTLPDQPGVYIMRDKHGQIIYVGKASSLRNRVRHYFQRATLRSADPKLRGLIRGIADFDVIPVRSEAEAILTEGRMIKEYRPRYNVYFRDDKRFLLLRIHLDDPWPRFELCRIDRRDGALYFGPYASSRAARTALDFVQRRFGIRECRPRIPGPDDHKHCHADIVRFCSAPCIGAVSAEEYRRRVMEAISFLRGERPELLGELEAQMRDAAERMDYEEAAALRDTLLLLRRAIRERARGTGQLHLKPEDAKAGLQDLRIALNLNAPPRVIECFDISNISGTYAVGSMVVAVDGIPARNRYRRFRIKTVLGIDDPAMMAEVIRRRYTRVCQEGLALPDLILVDGGVTQLNAARAELAALGLGHVPTAGLAKRFEELHVDPALSAGPVRLPRNSMGLRVLQQIRDEAHRFALDYHRRVRARRIRDSLLDEIEGVGEKRKELLLKHFGSVTRLARASESDIAALPGIGPQLARVIKDVLNRRLAHSVDSPAPS, encoded by the coding sequence ATGGAGTTGCCCGACGCCATCAAGCAGAAGCTTCAGACACTACCGGACCAGCCCGGCGTCTACATCATGCGGGACAAGCACGGGCAAATCATCTATGTCGGAAAGGCGTCATCCCTTCGCAACCGGGTGCGCCACTACTTTCAGCGAGCCACCCTGCGCAGCGCAGACCCCAAACTGAGGGGCCTTATTCGTGGAATTGCGGACTTCGATGTCATCCCCGTCCGATCCGAGGCCGAGGCGATCCTCACCGAGGGGCGGATGATCAAGGAGTACCGTCCGCGGTACAACGTCTACTTCCGGGATGACAAGCGTTTTCTGCTCTTGAGGATCCATTTGGATGATCCCTGGCCGCGGTTCGAGCTTTGCCGAATTGACCGCAGGGACGGCGCCCTCTATTTCGGACCTTACGCCAGCTCTCGGGCTGCTCGTACCGCGCTGGACTTCGTGCAGCGCCGATTCGGAATCCGCGAGTGCCGTCCCCGGATCCCTGGCCCCGACGACCACAAACATTGCCATGCAGATATCGTTCGTTTTTGCAGCGCGCCCTGCATCGGGGCGGTGTCCGCGGAGGAGTATCGGCGGCGTGTCATGGAGGCGATTTCTTTTTTGCGAGGCGAGCGACCGGAACTCCTGGGTGAGTTGGAAGCCCAAATGCGGGACGCCGCTGAGCGCATGGATTACGAGGAGGCGGCCGCGCTTCGCGACACGTTGCTTTTGCTGCGGCGAGCGATACGGGAGCGCGCCCGGGGCACAGGCCAGCTCCATTTGAAGCCCGAGGACGCCAAAGCCGGCCTGCAGGATTTGCGGATTGCGCTGAACCTCAATGCTCCGCCCCGCGTCATCGAATGTTTTGACATTTCGAACATCTCCGGCACTTATGCAGTCGGCAGCATGGTGGTTGCCGTGGACGGGATTCCGGCCCGAAATCGATACCGCCGCTTCCGAATCAAAACCGTTTTGGGCATCGACGACCCGGCGATGATGGCGGAAGTGATCCGCCGCAGGTATACACGCGTTTGCCAGGAGGGCCTTGCGTTGCCGGACCTGATCTTGGTCGACGGCGGCGTGACCCAGTTGAATGCGGCCCGCGCTGAATTGGCAGCGTTGGGACTAGGCCACGTGCCGACGGCAGGCCTGGCGAAGCGTTTCGAGGAGCTTCACGTGGATCCCGCACTCTCCGCCGGGCCCGTTCGGCTTCCGCGCAACTCCATGGGATTGCGCGTGCTCCAGCAGATTCGGGATGAAGCGCACCGTTTTGCGTTGGACTATCATCGACGCGTCAGGGCGCGGCGAATCCGGGATTCCCTCCTGGACGAGATCGAAGGGGTAGGCGAGAAACGCAAGGAATTGCTGCTAAAGCATTTCGGTTCTGTGACGCGCCTGGCGAGGGCGAGCGAGTCGGACATCGCCGCGCTCCCAGGGATCGGACCCCAACTGGCCCGCGTCATCAAGGATGTGTTGAATCGGCGTCTGGCGCACTCCGTGGATTCCCCGGCCCCGTCATGA